The following are encoded in a window of Arthrobacter sp. NicSoilB4 genomic DNA:
- the pstC gene encoding phosphate ABC transporter permease subunit PstC: MTTTSLTSSRGAGRAGDKVFSGATLAAGCLILAVLFGVALFLVVQAFPALTASPDKIKGGEGFFAYIWPIVIGTLIAATIALVIATPVAIGVALFISHFAPRRLASGLGYVVDLLAAIPSVVYGAWGAAFLAKEISPAYNWLASNMGWLPIFQGPASATGKTILTAGIVLAVMVLPIITSLTREIFLQTPKLHEEASLALGATRWEMIKMAVLPFARPGIVSAVMLGLGRALGETMAVALVLSSGALTASLIQTGNQTIAAEIALNFPEASGLQVSTLIAAGLVLFVITLGVNMIARWIITRHKEFSGAN; the protein is encoded by the coding sequence GCCGTGCCGGAGACAAAGTCTTTTCCGGAGCCACCCTGGCCGCAGGGTGCCTCATCCTGGCCGTGCTCTTCGGCGTGGCGCTCTTCCTCGTAGTCCAGGCATTCCCCGCCCTCACAGCCTCCCCTGACAAGATCAAGGGCGGCGAAGGATTTTTCGCCTACATCTGGCCGATCGTGATCGGCACCCTCATCGCGGCCACGATCGCCCTGGTGATCGCCACTCCGGTCGCGATCGGCGTCGCGCTGTTCATCTCGCACTTCGCCCCGCGGCGGCTCGCTTCGGGCCTCGGCTACGTGGTGGACCTCCTCGCCGCCATCCCCTCCGTGGTCTACGGCGCCTGGGGTGCCGCTTTCCTGGCCAAGGAGATCTCGCCGGCCTACAACTGGCTGGCCAGCAACATGGGCTGGCTGCCGATTTTCCAGGGCCCGGCCTCCGCCACCGGCAAGACCATCCTGACCGCGGGAATCGTGCTGGCCGTCATGGTCCTTCCCATCATCACCTCCCTGACCCGCGAAATCTTCCTGCAGACCCCCAAGCTGCATGAGGAAGCCTCCCTGGCGCTCGGCGCCACGCGGTGGGAAATGATCAAAATGGCTGTCCTGCCGTTCGCCCGCCCGGGAATCGTCAGCGCCGTCATGCTGGGCCTGGGCCGTGCCCTGGGCGAGACCATGGCTGTCGCGCTCGTGCTGTCCTCAGGTGCCCTCACTGCGAGCCTGATCCAAACGGGCAACCAGACTATCGCCGCCGAGATTGCGCTGAACTTCCCTGAGGCCAGCGGGCTTCAGGTCAGCACCCTGATCGCGGCAGGCCTTGTCCTGTTCGTCATCACCCTCGGCGTGAACATGATTGCCCGGTGGATCATCACCCGGCACAAAGAATTCTCGGGAGCCAACTAA